One window from the genome of Salvia miltiorrhiza cultivar Shanhuang (shh) chromosome 7, IMPLAD_Smil_shh, whole genome shotgun sequence encodes:
- the LOC130994195 gene encoding uncharacterized protein LOC130994195: protein MTCPLWKGDFMKSVIVSYSPILSSLKPFVLGVHPSIRGEVWEFLLGRYDPSSTFEEREQIRQRRRYELLRWAYAALPQFVAPRSAALSSAFPRRSPPPPGPPPPWWREEEARLRCSNEALKEEMEEKRRAQITFMRKKDFRKEQLVLEDLVLEYIV from the exons ATGACTTGTCCTTTGTGGAAG GGTGATTTTATGAAGAGTGTGATTGTCTCCTACTCTCCTATACTTTCTTCTCTTAAGCCATTTGTTCTG GGTGTTCACCCATCAATTAGAGGTGAAGTTTGGGAATTCTTACTGGGACGTTACGATCCTAGCAGCACTTTTGAGGAAAGAGAGCAAATACGACAGCGTCGAAG ATATGAACTCTTGAGATGGGCATATGCTGCTCTCCCCCAGTTCGTCGCGCCTCGATCTGCCGCTCTCTCGTCCGCCTTTCCCAGAAGGAGTCCACCTCCACCTGGTCCTCCGCCTCCGTGGTGGCgcgaagaagaagctcggctgAGGTGCAGTAACGAAGCCCTCAAGGAAGAGATGGAAGAGAAAAGAAGGGCTCAG ATtactttcatgaggaagaaGGATTTCAGGAAAGAGCaactagttcttgaggacttAGTGCTAGAATACAtagtatga